A single Silvibacterium dinghuense DNA region contains:
- a CDS encoding acetyl ornithine aminotransferase family protein, whose translation MSTTTASLTQPTTTADVRAQYGPKLVTPLPGPKAARIVADDDRLISPSYTRSYPMVAKRGRGVRVEDVDGNEFLDFAAGIAVTSTGHCHPEVVKAIQDQAAELIHMSGTDFYYESLVTLSERLSAIAPMAGPHRFYYGNSGAEAVECALKVARYHTGRQHVIAFFGAFHGRTMGALSLTASKPQQRRRFAPLVPGVTHVRYPYAYRGCGDSQEEKDAFALECARYIEDRLFKTTLPPEEVAAIFVEPIQGEGGYVVAPTIFMQELRRICDKYGILLVADEVQSGAGRTGKWWAIQHTGVEPDIVCSAKGIASGMPLGICMTKAHVMDWKPGSHASTFGGNPVSIAAALTTMDILEREGIANAASIGEKMLERLRTWPAKHGIVGDVRGRGLMIGVEIVKNQHSKEAAGVWRDRIVELAFERGLLILGCGETSIRLAPPLILNEHEAAVALDIFEECVAMVEAEQK comes from the coding sequence ATGAGCACCACGACAGCCAGCCTTACGCAGCCTACCACCACCGCCGACGTTCGCGCCCAGTACGGGCCCAAGCTGGTGACTCCGCTGCCCGGCCCGAAGGCAGCGCGCATTGTGGCCGATGACGACCGGCTGATCTCGCCCAGCTATACCCGCTCCTATCCGATGGTTGCGAAGCGCGGCCGCGGCGTCCGCGTCGAAGACGTGGACGGCAATGAGTTTCTGGACTTTGCAGCGGGCATCGCGGTTACCTCGACCGGCCATTGTCATCCCGAAGTGGTGAAGGCGATTCAGGATCAGGCCGCCGAGCTGATCCACATGTCCGGTACCGACTTCTACTACGAGTCGCTGGTGACGCTCTCCGAGCGCCTTTCCGCGATTGCGCCGATGGCAGGACCGCATCGTTTCTACTACGGCAACTCGGGCGCGGAAGCTGTGGAGTGCGCGCTCAAGGTCGCCCGTTACCACACCGGCCGTCAGCATGTGATCGCCTTCTTCGGCGCCTTTCACGGACGCACCATGGGCGCACTCTCGCTCACCGCGTCGAAGCCGCAGCAGCGCCGCCGCTTCGCGCCGCTGGTGCCGGGCGTGACGCATGTGCGCTATCCCTATGCCTATCGCGGCTGCGGTGACTCGCAGGAAGAGAAGGATGCCTTCGCGCTCGAGTGTGCGCGCTACATCGAAGACCGCCTCTTCAAGACCACGCTGCCTCCCGAGGAAGTAGCCGCCATCTTTGTCGAGCCGATCCAGGGTGAGGGCGGCTACGTCGTGGCTCCGACGATCTTCATGCAGGAGCTGCGCCGCATCTGCGACAAGTACGGCATTCTTCTCGTCGCCGACGAGGTGCAGTCCGGCGCAGGCCGCACCGGCAAGTGGTGGGCGATTCAGCACACCGGTGTCGAGCCCGACATCGTCTGCTCGGCCAAGGGCATTGCCTCGGGCATGCCGCTCGGCATCTGCATGACCAAGGCTCATGTCATGGACTGGAAGCCCGGCTCGCACGCATCGACATTCGGTGGAAACCCGGTGTCCATCGCGGCGGCCCTGACGACGATGGATATCCTCGAGCGCGAGGGCATTGCCAATGCCGCGTCCATCGGTGAGAAGATGCTGGAGCGGCTGCGGACGTGGCCGGCCAAGCACGGCATCGTAGGCGATGTGCGCGGACGCGGCCTGATGATCGGTGTCGAGATCGTGAAGAACCAGCATTCGAAAGAGGCTGCCGGCGTGTGGCGCGATCGCATCGTGGAGCTGGCCTTCGAGCGCGGCCTGCTGATCCTCGGCTGCGGCGAGACCTCGATCCGCCTCGCTCCTCCGCTCATCCTCAACGAGCACGAGGCGGCGGTTGCTCTCGATATCTTCGAAGAGTGTGTGGCGATGGTCGAAGCCGAGCAGAAGTAA
- a CDS encoding aldo/keto reductase: MKPGEPLPDAARSNRRTFLKTGASIAAGLSASAALADTFPADTLSADTRPIDAATPVADEPVQGLMPTRNLGKTGARVAIFGLGGQGALEKPNNMDIALPIIQRALELGVNYFDTSAIYGGPERWSEQYLGKGLQGSRSKVFLATKTKERTRDAALRNIELSLKLLDTDHVDCWQLHDVGIQEDVDQIFARDGALQALIEAREQKIVRNLGVTGRFRPEALMECIRRFPFDTVLFGVNAADKYHYPFAKDLLPLAVEKQMGVIGMKVMARGRILSSWTPPPVEVQKRSWEGTGAIATTPGTLTKRETFFYNLSLPLSTAIIGCDSVAHVEECAELARAFTPLSPAQMTELEAKVEPVAKQSLFFRLMPR, from the coding sequence ATGAAGCCAGGTGAACCGTTGCCCGATGCCGCTCGTTCCAACCGCCGTACCTTTCTGAAGACGGGAGCCTCGATTGCCGCCGGCCTGTCAGCCTCCGCGGCGCTCGCAGATACGTTCCCTGCCGATACGCTCTCTGCCGATACACGCCCTATTGACGCCGCTACGCCTGTGGCAGATGAGCCGGTACAGGGCCTGATGCCCACGCGTAATCTCGGCAAAACCGGCGCACGGGTCGCCATCTTCGGACTCGGCGGTCAGGGTGCGCTGGAAAAGCCCAACAACATGGACATCGCCCTGCCCATCATCCAGCGCGCGCTCGAACTTGGAGTCAATTATTTCGACACCTCGGCCATCTACGGTGGTCCGGAGCGGTGGAGTGAGCAGTATCTCGGCAAGGGGTTGCAGGGCAGCCGGAGCAAGGTTTTCCTCGCCACCAAGACCAAGGAGAGAACCCGCGACGCCGCGCTCCGGAACATCGAGCTCTCGCTCAAGCTGCTGGATACCGATCACGTCGACTGCTGGCAGCTGCACGACGTCGGCATCCAGGAGGATGTGGATCAGATCTTCGCCAGGGACGGCGCGCTCCAGGCGCTCATCGAGGCCCGGGAGCAGAAGATCGTCCGCAATCTGGGCGTGACCGGCCGCTTCCGCCCCGAGGCGCTCATGGAGTGCATCCGTCGCTTTCCCTTCGACACGGTTCTGTTCGGCGTCAACGCTGCGGACAAGTACCACTATCCTTTCGCCAAAGACCTGCTTCCCCTGGCTGTCGAAAAGCAGATGGGCGTGATCGGGATGAAGGTGATGGCCCGCGGCCGCATCCTTTCGAGCTGGACGCCTCCGCCGGTGGAGGTGCAGAAGCGCTCCTGGGAGGGAACGGGCGCGATCGCCACAACTCCCGGCACGCTCACCAAGCGGGAGACGTTCTTCTACAACCTTTCGCTGCCGCTCAGCACGGCGATCATCGGGTGCGACTCTGTGGCACACGTAGAAGAGTGTGCCGAGCTGGCCCGTGCCTTTACACCGCTTAGTCCGGCCCAGATGACCGAGCTCGAAGCCAAGGTCGAGCCGGTCGCAAAACAGTCGCTCTTCTTCCGCCTCATGCCCCGCTAG
- a CDS encoding GNAT family N-acetyltransferase: MSIVLRMAEDADFPVMAELRAAAWGEREFWMERLIRYRLGQHSPQHALLERAIFVADDAGSVVGFVAGHRTRRFDCDGELQWINVVAHRRGEDVAVRLMSRMGVWFVEQQLSRVCVNVDPANRVARRLYARCGAQALHEQWMVWEDARTMAESVSADGL; encoded by the coding sequence ATGAGCATCGTGCTGCGCATGGCCGAAGACGCGGATTTTCCCGTTATGGCGGAGTTGCGTGCCGCGGCATGGGGAGAGCGCGAGTTCTGGATGGAGCGCCTGATCCGCTATCGGCTCGGCCAGCACTCCCCGCAGCATGCGCTCCTGGAACGAGCGATCTTCGTAGCGGACGATGCGGGCAGCGTGGTGGGGTTCGTCGCCGGACATCGTACGCGAAGGTTTGACTGCGACGGTGAACTGCAATGGATCAACGTCGTCGCACACCGGCGCGGCGAGGATGTCGCTGTTCGGCTCATGTCACGCATGGGCGTGTGGTTCGTGGAGCAACAGCTGAGCCGTGTCTGCGTGAATGTCGATCCTGCGAACAGAGTGGCGCGACGGCTCTACGCAAGATGCGGCGCACAGGCACTCCATGAGCAGTGGATGGTCTGGGAGGATGCACGGACCATGGCCGAAAGCGTTTCGGCAGACGGACTGTGA
- the gluQRS gene encoding tRNA glutamyl-Q(34) synthetase GluQRS has protein sequence MKRTFCRMLNPLTLLADRQRTYRGRLAPSPTGLLHVGHAATFLAAYQRAKDAGGVLVLRNEDLDTQRARPEFVTAMVTDLRWLGIHWQEGPELGGRYRPYSQSKRRTFYLEAWRKLRDGGWIYPCRCSRKDLAAAVGAPHESQEQGGEDDEPRYPGTCRPLPVMPGAGFSNQDEKPRPYDEPAGVNWRFRVPDGRAIEFDDIHFGPQRYVAGRDFGDFLVWRRDDVPSYQLACVVDDAAMRITEVVRGEDLLKSTARQILLYEALGLEPPRWYHCPLIRDKDGNRLAKRHNALALRTLREMGRDPHDLRLALLGMPSRIAPRD, from the coding sequence ATGAAGAGGACTTTCTGCCGCATGCTGAACCCGCTCACACTTCTCGCCGACAGGCAGCGCACCTACCGCGGACGCCTCGCGCCCTCGCCGACCGGCCTGCTGCATGTCGGTCACGCGGCGACGTTTCTGGCCGCCTACCAGCGGGCAAAGGATGCCGGAGGCGTGCTGGTGCTGCGCAACGAGGATCTCGACACGCAGCGGGCGCGGCCGGAATTTGTCACCGCTATGGTTACAGACCTGCGCTGGCTGGGCATCCACTGGCAGGAAGGGCCGGAGCTCGGCGGCCGCTATCGCCCTTACAGTCAGAGCAAGCGGCGCACGTTCTATCTCGAGGCATGGCGAAAGTTGCGCGATGGCGGATGGATCTATCCCTGCCGCTGCTCGCGCAAGGATCTGGCTGCGGCCGTCGGTGCGCCCCACGAAAGCCAGGAACAAGGGGGCGAGGACGACGAGCCGCGCTATCCGGGCACGTGCCGTCCGCTACCGGTAATGCCCGGTGCGGGATTTTCCAATCAGGATGAGAAGCCGCGCCCTTACGACGAGCCTGCCGGCGTGAACTGGCGTTTCCGCGTGCCCGATGGGCGTGCGATCGAGTTTGACGACATCCACTTCGGTCCGCAGCGCTACGTGGCAGGGCGCGACTTCGGCGATTTTCTGGTGTGGCGGCGCGACGATGTGCCGAGCTATCAGCTGGCCTGCGTGGTCGACGACGCGGCCATGCGCATCACTGAAGTGGTGCGCGGCGAAGACCTGCTGAAGTCGACCGCGCGTCAGATATTGCTTTACGAGGCGCTGGGGCTCGAGCCGCCGCGCTGGTATCACTGTCCGCTCATCCGCGATAAGGATGGAAACCGGCTGGCGAAGCGGCACAATGCGCTGGCCCTGCGTACGCTGCGCGAGATGGGACGCGACCCGCATGATCTGCGCCTCGCGCTGCTGGGCATGCCGAGCCGCATCGCCCCTCGTGACTAG
- a CDS encoding acyl-CoA carboxylase subunit beta has protein sequence MEPLNDPAAELARRDREAEEGGGPERRERQHREGKLSARERILLLLDEDSFEETDRLVTHRCNDFGMAERRIPGDGFVTGYGRVDGRTVFAFAQDFTVFGGSLSETNAAKIVKLMDMAMRVGAPIVGLNDSGGARIQEGVVSLAGYADIFLRNTLASGVVPQISAILGPCAGGAVYSPAITDFTLMVDKTSYMFVTGPDVIKTVTHEEVTKEKLGGATTHNEISGVAHFLAHDDRECIAMVRELLSFLPSNNLDDPPRRATLDPADRADAALDTLVPPESNQPYDIKDVITRIVDDGYFFEVHEHFARNLVVGFARMNGRSVGIVANQPAFLAGVLDIDASVKGARFVRFCDAFNIPLITLEDVPGFLPGTQQEYGGIIRHGAKLLYAFAEATVPKLTVITRKAYGGAYCVMSSKHIRTDLNLAWPTAEIAVMGPEGAVNIVYGRELEQAVREAGHERALTEEEKTAILAEARAAKAHEFREQFANPYVAAERGYVDAVIRPRETRHRLIRALEMLEGKRDKNPPKKHGNIPL, from the coding sequence ATGGAACCCCTCAACGATCCGGCAGCAGAGTTGGCCCGCCGCGACCGTGAAGCCGAGGAAGGCGGCGGCCCCGAGCGCCGGGAGCGGCAACACCGCGAGGGCAAGCTCTCCGCCCGCGAACGCATCCTGCTGCTGCTCGATGAGGACTCGTTCGAGGAGACCGACCGGCTCGTCACCCATCGCTGCAACGACTTCGGCATGGCCGAGCGGCGCATTCCCGGCGATGGTTTCGTCACCGGCTACGGCCGCGTGGATGGACGCACCGTCTTCGCCTTCGCCCAGGACTTCACCGTCTTCGGTGGCTCGCTCTCCGAGACCAATGCCGCCAAGATCGTCAAACTCATGGACATGGCCATGCGCGTCGGCGCACCCATCGTCGGCCTCAACGACTCGGGTGGAGCGCGCATCCAGGAGGGCGTCGTCTCGCTGGCCGGCTATGCCGACATCTTCCTGCGCAACACGCTGGCCAGCGGCGTGGTGCCGCAGATCTCGGCCATCCTCGGACCCTGCGCTGGAGGCGCAGTCTACTCGCCGGCCATCACCGACTTCACGCTGATGGTCGACAAAACCTCGTACATGTTCGTCACCGGGCCGGATGTGATCAAGACCGTGACGCACGAAGAGGTCACCAAGGAAAAACTCGGCGGCGCGACGACGCACAACGAGATCTCCGGCGTGGCGCACTTTCTCGCTCATGACGACCGCGAGTGCATCGCCATGGTGCGCGAACTGCTCAGCTTCCTGCCCTCGAATAATCTCGATGATCCGCCGCGGCGCGCGACACTGGACCCGGCCGACCGCGCCGATGCCGCGCTCGACACACTCGTGCCCCCCGAGTCGAACCAGCCCTACGACATCAAGGACGTCATCACCCGCATCGTCGACGACGGCTATTTTTTCGAGGTGCACGAACACTTCGCCCGCAATCTCGTCGTCGGCTTCGCGCGCATGAACGGCCGCTCCGTGGGCATCGTCGCCAACCAGCCGGCCTTTCTCGCCGGGGTGCTGGATATCGATGCCAGCGTGAAAGGCGCGCGCTTCGTGCGCTTCTGCGACGCTTTCAATATTCCGCTGATCACGCTCGAAGATGTGCCCGGCTTTCTGCCCGGCACGCAGCAGGAGTATGGCGGCATCATCCGCCACGGCGCCAAGCTTCTCTATGCTTTCGCCGAGGCGACCGTGCCCAAGCTCACCGTCATCACCCGCAAGGCCTATGGCGGCGCGTACTGCGTGATGAGCTCGAAGCACATCCGCACCGACCTCAATCTTGCCTGGCCCACTGCGGAGATTGCGGTCATGGGCCCGGAGGGCGCGGTCAATATCGTCTACGGCCGCGAGCTGGAGCAGGCAGTGCGCGAGGCCGGGCACGAACGCGCTCTTACCGAAGAAGAAAAGACTGCCATCCTCGCCGAAGCCCGCGCCGCGAAGGCGCATGAGTTCCGCGAGCAGTTTGCCAACCCCTACGTGGCCGCCGAGCGCGGCTATGTCGACGCCGTCATCCGGCCGAGAGAAACCCGGCACCGACTCATCCGAGCCCTCGAGATGCTCGAGGGCAAGCGGGATAAAAATCCGCCGAAGAAGCATGGGAATATTCCGCTCTAA
- a CDS encoding glycosyltransferase family 2 protein: MIHQQRVAVVLPAYNAGLTLERTVRELPPEVVDELILTDDASSDNTSQLAISLGIKTIRHDRNRGYGGNQKTCYTAALASDADIVVMLHPDYQYAPGLVGAMAGLIASGEYDCALGSRILGNGALKGGMPRYKYISNRALTFTQNLIMGQKLSEYHTGYRAWSRKVLERLPLLSCSDDFVFDNQMLAQAFHFGFRVGEISCPTRYFPEASSINFRRSVVYGCGVLRTALDYRLKAMGLSNPDFLADEPGERLTSYSIPEHCFLS, from the coding sequence ATGATTCATCAGCAGCGTGTTGCTGTCGTCCTGCCCGCCTATAACGCGGGACTTACTTTGGAACGGACGGTGCGTGAGCTACCTCCGGAAGTCGTGGACGAATTAATCCTGACCGACGATGCCAGCTCCGACAACACGAGCCAGCTGGCAATAAGTCTCGGCATCAAGACAATCCGGCATGACCGTAATCGCGGTTACGGCGGCAATCAGAAGACCTGCTACACGGCCGCGCTCGCCTCCGATGCAGACATCGTGGTCATGCTGCATCCTGATTATCAGTACGCGCCGGGGTTGGTCGGCGCCATGGCGGGTCTGATTGCGAGCGGCGAGTATGACTGCGCCCTCGGTTCGCGCATCCTCGGCAATGGTGCGCTGAAGGGCGGCATGCCGCGCTATAAATACATCTCCAACCGCGCGCTGACCTTTACGCAGAATCTGATCATGGGGCAAAAGCTCTCCGAGTATCACACCGGCTATCGCGCCTGGAGCCGCAAGGTCCTCGAGCGCCTGCCGCTGCTGAGCTGTTCGGATGATTTTGTCTTCGACAATCAGATGCTCGCGCAGGCCTTTCACTTCGGCTTTCGCGTGGGTGAGATCTCGTGCCCGACACGCTATTTCCCCGAGGCTTCGTCCATCAACTTTCGGCGCAGCGTGGTGTACGGCTGCGGTGTGTTGCGGACGGCGCTCGACTATCGGCTGAAGGCCATGGGTCTGAGCAATCCGGACTTCCTTGCCGACGAGCCTGGAGAGCGGCTCACCTCCTACTCGATTCCGGAACACTGTTTCCTTTCCTAA
- the ftsH gene encoding ATP-dependent zinc metalloprotease FtsH gives MNSTVKQIIFWVFIFACLVVLWQVFQRSTGHGADTEIAFSEFLQDAQHGQISDVTITGGNEVHGKLTGDKPGNFHTTIPLNYSHLYDILDQNHVKVNIRDNQGNAWWSILIQFSPVIVIGALWFFMIRQMQSGGNKALSFGKSRARLLSMQQKKITFKDVAGVDEAKEELKEIIEFLREAQKFQRLGGRIPKGVLLVGPPGTGKTLLARAVAGEANVPFFSISGSDFVEMFVGVGASRVRDLFEQGKKNAPCIIFIDEIDAVGRHRGAGLGGGHDEREQTLNQLLVEMDGFESNDGVILVAATNRPDVLDPALLRPGRFDRRVIVGRPDVRGREEVLRVHAKKVPLSEDVDLRVMARGTPGFSGADLANMVNEAALNAARQNRKAVAMLDFEHAKDKVLMGAERRSMLLTDEEKRVTAYHEAGHALVAALRDHADPLHKVTIIPRGMALGVTMQLPEDDKHTVTKDYLETQLAILMGGRIAEEIFLKQMTTGAGNDIERATEMARKMVCEYGMSRLGPLTFGKKEEQIFLGREIAQHRDFSEETARQIDGEVRSLVDEAYRSAYAILDGNHDKMHKMSLALLERETLDANEIRMIIDGQDLPPVKPTGGAGAPSGDTQQVLRPESGRGSSFPEGSPSPA, from the coding sequence GTGAATTCAACGGTCAAGCAGATCATTTTCTGGGTCTTCATCTTTGCGTGCCTGGTGGTCCTGTGGCAGGTCTTCCAGCGGAGCACCGGTCATGGAGCAGACACGGAGATTGCTTTTTCCGAGTTCCTGCAGGATGCACAGCACGGACAGATCTCGGATGTGACCATCACGGGTGGGAATGAGGTCCACGGAAAGCTGACCGGGGATAAGCCCGGGAACTTCCACACCACCATTCCGCTGAACTACTCGCACCTGTACGACATCCTGGATCAGAACCACGTCAAGGTGAATATCCGGGACAACCAGGGCAATGCATGGTGGAGCATCCTGATCCAGTTCTCGCCGGTCATCGTCATCGGCGCGCTGTGGTTCTTCATGATCCGCCAGATGCAGTCGGGCGGAAACAAGGCGCTGTCCTTCGGCAAGAGCCGCGCGCGCCTGCTCTCCATGCAGCAGAAGAAGATCACCTTTAAGGATGTGGCCGGTGTTGACGAGGCCAAGGAAGAGCTGAAGGAGATCATCGAATTCCTGCGCGAAGCGCAGAAGTTCCAGCGCCTGGGCGGCCGCATCCCCAAGGGCGTGCTGCTCGTCGGACCTCCGGGTACCGGTAAGACCCTGCTCGCCCGCGCCGTGGCCGGCGAGGCCAACGTGCCCTTCTTCTCCATCTCCGGTTCGGACTTTGTCGAGATGTTCGTCGGCGTCGGCGCAAGCCGCGTCCGCGACCTCTTCGAACAGGGCAAGAAGAACGCACCCTGCATCATCTTCATCGATGAAATCGACGCGGTCGGCCGCCATCGCGGCGCCGGTCTCGGCGGTGGACACGATGAGCGTGAGCAGACCCTCAACCAGCTGCTGGTCGAGATGGACGGCTTCGAGTCGAACGACGGTGTCATCCTCGTCGCTGCGACCAACCGCCCTGACGTGCTCGATCCCGCGCTGCTGCGCCCCGGCCGCTTCGACCGCCGCGTGATCGTCGGCCGTCCTGACGTGCGTGGCCGCGAAGAGGTTCTCCGCGTGCACGCCAAGAAGGTTCCGCTCTCCGAGGACGTCGATCTCCGTGTCATGGCTCGCGGCACACCGGGCTTCTCCGGCGCCGACCTGGCCAACATGGTGAACGAGGCTGCCCTCAACGCTGCCCGCCAGAACCGCAAGGCCGTGGCCATGCTCGACTTCGAGCACGCCAAGGACAAGGTGCTCATGGGTGCCGAGCGCCGCTCGATGCTGCTGACCGACGAGGAAAAGCGCGTTACCGCGTATCACGAGGCCGGCCACGCGCTGGTCGCCGCGCTCCGCGATCACGCCGATCCGCTGCACAAGGTCACCATCATTCCGCGCGGCATGGCCCTGGGCGTCACCATGCAGCTGCCGGAAGACGACAAGCACACCGTCACCAAGGACTATCTTGAGACGCAGCTGGCCATCCTCATGGGCGGCCGCATCGCGGAAGAGATCTTCCTCAAGCAGATGACCACCGGTGCCGGCAACGACATCGAGCGCGCCACCGAAATGGCCCGCAAGATGGTCTGCGAGTATGGCATGAGCCGCCTCGGCCCGCTGACCTTCGGCAAGAAGGAAGAGCAGATCTTCCTCGGCCGCGAGATCGCGCAGCATCGTGACTTCTCGGAAGAGACGGCACGGCAGATCGACGGCGAAGTCCGCAGCCTGGTGGACGAAGCCTATCGCTCGGCCTACGCCATCCTCGACGGCAACCACGACAAGATGCACAAGATGTCGCTGGCCCTGCTCGAGCGTGAGACGCTGGACGCGAACGAAATCCGCATGATCATCGACGGGCAGGACCTGCCCCCGGTGAAGCCCACCGGTGGTGCAGGCGCCCCGAGCGGGGACACGCAGCAGGTGCTCCGTCCGGAGTCGGGCCGCGGTTCGAGCTTCCCCGAAGGCAGCCCGTCGCCCGCATAA
- a CDS encoding VWA domain-containing protein codes for MRGTAQQDASSPYTLHVQANEIGVTFHAVDENRRPLTHLTQKDIELREDGKVQKHITMLKSFEDLPIRGGFLFDASPSMEGSLDENRAIMQMYASRLLRPGVDQAFVAQFDQDVLPLADWTDSGAALTAGADKIGWRANRIADTAIYDTVYRECRDRWSQFRGEATGNFLVLFSDGEDNASRVYLSEAVDMCQRSRTAIYAISNSRHSAFIAAGQHMLETLAAQTGGKVFYRLDADAAWKVMQEIEAEQRNQYRLTYLPPNFKADGKFHEIRLRCRTCEAKFVVRSGYYAMAR; via the coding sequence TTGCGTGGCACAGCGCAACAGGATGCATCCTCGCCCTATACGCTGCACGTGCAGGCGAATGAGATTGGCGTGACCTTTCATGCGGTCGATGAGAATAGGCGTCCACTCACACATCTCACTCAGAAGGACATCGAGTTGCGCGAGGACGGCAAGGTGCAGAAGCACATCACCATGCTCAAGTCCTTCGAGGACCTGCCCATCCGGGGCGGCTTTCTCTTCGACGCTAGCCCTTCGATGGAGGGCTCACTGGATGAGAACCGCGCCATCATGCAGATGTATGCCTCGCGGCTGCTCAGGCCAGGCGTAGATCAGGCTTTCGTCGCGCAGTTCGATCAGGATGTGCTTCCGCTTGCCGACTGGACCGACTCCGGTGCGGCTCTTACAGCGGGCGCGGACAAGATCGGATGGCGTGCCAACCGCATTGCGGATACGGCGATCTATGACACCGTCTATCGCGAGTGCCGCGACCGGTGGAGCCAATTCCGCGGCGAGGCCACGGGCAATTTCCTTGTCCTGTTCAGCGATGGAGAAGATAACGCCAGCCGCGTGTACCTGAGCGAAGCGGTCGATATGTGCCAGCGCTCGCGTACGGCCATTTATGCGATCAGCAACAGTCGGCATTCGGCCTTTATTGCGGCCGGGCAACATATGCTTGAGACGCTTGCGGCGCAGACCGGCGGCAAAGTCTTCTATCGCCTCGATGCGGACGCGGCGTGGAAGGTCATGCAGGAGATCGAAGCCGAGCAGCGCAATCAGTACCGGCTCACGTATCTGCCGCCGAACTTCAAAGCCGACGGAAAATTCCATGAGATCCGGCTGCGCTGCCGCACATGCGAGGCAAAGTTCGTGGTCCGCTCCGGCTACTACGCCATGGCGCGGTAA
- a CDS encoding DNA polymerase Y family protein — MPEPHPSAAEPRIRWLFLDLNSYFASVEQELRPELRGRPVAVVPVMADTTCAIAASYEAKAFGVKTGTQVAEARRLCPGIQFIEARHDVYVKYHKRIVEAVEQCVPVSAVLSIDEMASSLMGREQPLRAALALARRVKQALREQVGETLRCSIGLAPNRYLAKIASDMEKPDGLVALTPDLLPGALERLKLRDLPGVGARMEKRLHRAGIRTMEELLKLDRERMNAAWGGIQGEKLWYWLRGEDFHDAALAHKKSISQSHVLPPELRTLEGCYAVAQKLLHKAATRLRAERLWTASVALGIRFQVPRTVAPGTEAQRLHSSGIPQEGWSQGTAVVECQDSQTLVEALRRLWELCPKDARHRKPFYVGVWLGNLVPDHLHTLDLFGNLERESKRTRLTTAMDSLNARYGLTTLMPASMLLAKEAAPTRIAFTNIPDLFE, encoded by the coding sequence ATGCCGGAACCGCACCCTTCCGCTGCCGAGCCGCGCATTCGCTGGCTCTTTCTCGACCTGAACTCCTACTTCGCCTCGGTGGAGCAGGAGTTGCGGCCGGAGCTGCGCGGTCGGCCGGTGGCCGTGGTGCCGGTGATGGCGGATACCACCTGCGCCATCGCTGCGAGTTATGAGGCGAAGGCTTTTGGGGTGAAGACCGGTACGCAGGTGGCCGAAGCGCGTCGGCTCTGCCCGGGCATCCAGTTCATTGAAGCCCGGCACGATGTGTATGTGAAGTACCACAAGCGCATCGTCGAGGCGGTGGAGCAGTGTGTGCCCGTGTCGGCGGTGCTCTCGATCGACGAGATGGCCTCCAGCCTGATGGGCCGCGAGCAGCCGCTGCGGGCGGCGCTCGCGCTGGCGCGGCGGGTCAAGCAGGCGCTGCGTGAGCAGGTAGGTGAGACGCTGCGCTGCTCGATCGGACTCGCGCCGAACCGTTATCTCGCGAAGATTGCCTCGGACATGGAGAAGCCGGACGGGCTGGTGGCGCTGACGCCGGACCTGCTGCCCGGTGCGCTTGAGCGCCTTAAATTGCGCGACCTGCCCGGCGTCGGCGCGCGCATGGAGAAGCGGCTGCATAGGGCCGGCATCCGCACCATGGAGGAGCTGTTGAAGCTCGACCGCGAGCGGATGAACGCCGCCTGGGGAGGCATCCAGGGCGAGAAGCTGTGGTATTGGTTGCGCGGCGAGGATTTTCACGACGCGGCGCTCGCGCACAAGAAGTCGATCAGCCAGAGCCACGTGCTTCCGCCCGAGCTGCGCACTCTGGAGGGCTGCTATGCGGTGGCGCAGAAGCTGCTGCACAAGGCGGCGACGCGGCTGCGCGCCGAGCGCCTGTGGACGGCGAGCGTGGCGCTCGGCATCCGGTTCCAGGTTCCTCGTACCGTAGCCCCGGGCACCGAGGCCCAGCGGCTGCATTCTTCCGGCATCCCGCAGGAGGGATGGTCGCAGGGGACCGCGGTCGTCGAATGCCAGGACAGCCAGACGCTGGTGGAGGCGCTGCGCCGGCTGTGGGAGCTGTGTCCCAAGGATGCGCGGCATCGGAAGCCGTTCTATGTGGGCGTATGGCTGGGTAACCTGGTGCCGGATCACCTGCATACGCTCGACCTCTTCGGCAATCTTGAGCGCGAGTCGAAACGCACGCGGCTGACCACGGCGATGGACTCTCTGAACGCGCGATACGGGCTCACCACGCTGATGCCGGCGAGCATGCTGCTGGCCAAGGAGGCAGCGCCGACGCGCATCGCGTTTACGAACATTCCGGATCTGTTCGAATAA